TTTATCCCCAGTGGCAGTTTTTTAATTGGCCTTTTACCTGGATATAAAATAATAGTGCCTACCACCACCATCAAATTGACCTGGTGCTCTAATGCCAGTTGTACATGAAACACTTGCTGGCATGTCTTCATTGGCACTATAAAATGTGGCTACAAAGATAGGTTCTCAGAGTAAGAAGTCTACGTCGGTTAGGATTAACTTTGCCCCAGAACTCTGTTATAAGGCTCTCTCAAATGTGACTGTATGAATCTCGATGGGATGATGGACTCAGTTCTATCTGCTCAATGCCATTTTGCAGAGAAGCACCCTAATGTATAAGCTTTTTGTTCCCACCAAAATTCATATTAAGGCTTGGCCCCAGTGTGGCAATGTTGTCaagtgggacctttaagaggtggggcctaatgggaggtgtatcatactttattttttgtagggaacAAGCCATATTTAAACAATAGCAGGTAGACTTACTTTTTAagtaagtaataaaaaataaagtatgataCATTTTTCTATGAAACTTTCTTTTCTGGTTCGTTCTGTTTcacattttacttaaaatgatCAAAAAAAAGAGGATGTTTAGGTCATTTACTGAGTCAAACTTCCTGATTCAAGCTTTCTCATTATAGCAGTTACAGTCTGTGAACTCCTAAGCACTAGTCAATAAAAGTCTATGAAAGTACAAAGCTTTATTATTCATTGTGAACTCCATTAAAAACTCAACCAGACAAGATGGCGCCGAAAGCGAAGAAGGAAGCTCCTGCCCCTCCTAAAGCCGAAGCCAAAGCGAAGGCTTTAAAGGCCAAGAAGGCAGTGTTGAAAGGTGtccacagccacaaaaaaaagaagatccgCACGTCACCCACCTTCCGGCGGCCCAAGACACTGCGACTCCCGAGGCAGCCCAAATATCCTTGGAAGAGCGCCCCCAGGAGAAACAAGCTTGACCACTATGCTATCATCAAGTTTCCGCTGACCACTGAGTCTGCCATGAAGAAGATAGAAGACAACAACACACTTGTGTTCATTGTGGATGTTAAAGCCAACAAGCACCAGATTAAAcaggctgtgaagaagctctatgACATTGATGTGGCCAAGGTCAACACCCTGTTTCGGCCTGATGGAGAGAAAAAGGCGTATGTTCGACTGGCTCCTGATTATGACGCTTTGGATGTTGCCAACAAAATTGGGATCATCTAAACTGAGTCCAGCTGcctaattctaaatatatatatatatatcttttcaacataaaaaaaaaaaactcaaccaaACTTTACATTTTGTTCTCAGATGTCACTCCTGAATCTAAGATTAAAATTTTGAGTTTACTTTTCTCCCTCAAATGATATTTGCTTTAAGAAGCACTTAggaacatttcaaaattttgtgATATTATTCATCAGACTTTCCTCAGCCTTCTGTAACCAGGAAGTCTGGCCCACTATTTTTCTCTGTAACGATATAAAGGAATTAGAGTAGAGGCTGGGGTCTCTGATGTGATTACAAAAGAGTCTCTTGTAAACTAAATAgctgaaaaagaaactaaagtttcctAGGTCAACCTGCTTTTGTTTAGGTCCAAATGAGGTTTGGTGAAGAAATTGGAAGGTAGAAGGTGAATAGACCTTATGCAGTCTCTAGGGTAGGAAAGAGGAAAGCATTTTCATATCACTATAGACTTTTCAAGTCTGGAATAATTAAGGAACCTTAAAGATTATCTACTCAAATCACCCATCTGATGCTAAAATATCCTTTATAACACCATCACAAACTATTTGTCTAGCCTCTGCTTAGACACCTACAACAACAGTTAATAAAGCCAATTCCAGTTTTCTCACATTGATTTAAAACCTTGGCTTCCACCAATTAATTCTAGTTCTATTTTATGAACTCATTCAGAAAGAGATTAACGCCTCttcctcaaatatttgaagacagcTTTCATATCCTCCACAACATGGCATCACTAGGTTGAACACCCTTAGTTTCTTCGTGTGTTCCTCCTATGAGAGTGGTGgtggttaataaatatttgtagaatgagtCAATAAGTGGTTACtcttctttgaatatatttcatCTTGTCTACATAATTTCAAAAactaatatttatgaagtacttactatgtgttacttgatttaatcttcacagcaaccatattattatctttattttacaagtgaggaaactgagacatcaAGAGGTTAAGTCACATGCCTAAAGTCATAGATTTAGAAAA
This portion of the Macaca thibetana thibetana isolate TM-01 chromosome X, ASM2454274v1, whole genome shotgun sequence genome encodes:
- the LOC126946698 gene encoding 60S ribosomal protein L23a-like, with translation MAPKAKKEAPAPPKAEAKAKALKAKKAVLKGVHSHKKKKIRTSPTFRRPKTLRLPRQPKYPWKSAPRRNKLDHYAIIKFPLTTESAMKKIEDNNTLVFIVDVKANKHQIKQAVKKLYDIDVAKVNTLFRPDGEKKAYVRLAPDYDALDVANKIGII